Proteins encoded within one genomic window of Methanothrix harundinacea 6Ac:
- a CDS encoding ABC transporter ATP-binding protein yields the protein MENIAIKDLSLSYGSCWIPVELSFVVGDSEVLSIVGPNGSGKTTLIKGIDRILKPEGAILLDGGRVSDEDIDKVVEMMKLLHVEEFALKDFSELSGGDKQRILIARALCQEPEILLLDEPTSNQDVKHQLKVMETVRSLVKKTRISAVMGIHDLNPGARYSDSLVMLKEGKVYAICDPLCHLTKENIRMIFGVKGVVLKDLDLPYIIPIKPLNGDAV from the coding sequence TTGGAAAATATCGCCATCAAGGATCTCAGCTTAAGCTACGGCAGTTGCTGGATCCCGGTCGAGCTGAGCTTCGTCGTCGGTGACTCAGAGGTTCTCAGCATCGTGGGCCCCAATGGCTCCGGCAAAACCACCCTCATCAAGGGCATCGACAGGATCCTCAAGCCCGAGGGTGCGATCCTTCTCGACGGCGGCCGGGTATCTGACGAGGATATCGATAAAGTCGTCGAGATGATGAAGCTCCTTCACGTCGAGGAGTTCGCCCTCAAGGACTTCTCGGAGCTCTCCGGCGGCGATAAGCAGAGGATCCTTATCGCCAGAGCCCTCTGCCAGGAGCCGGAGATCCTTCTCCTGGACGAGCCGACTTCGAACCAGGACGTCAAGCACCAGCTGAAGGTGATGGAGACGGTCAGATCCCTGGTGAAGAAGACCAGGATCTCGGCGGTGATGGGGATCCACGACCTGAACCCAGGGGCCAGGTACTCCGACAGCCTGGTGATGCTGAAGGAGGGAAAGGTATACGCCATCTGCGATCCTCTATGCCACCTCACCAAGGAGAACATCAGGATGATCTTCGGGGTAAAGGGGGTGGTTTTGAAGGATCTGGACCTGCCTTACATCATCCCGATAAAGCCTCTAAATGGCGATGCTGTCTGA
- a CDS encoding class I SAM-dependent methyltransferase, which translates to MALATKPHHFPSPVNDPEWLKPTVDWFVEAETAMEVGPGKGEFAESGARRGSLSRYYIVDMSERMQDLVKARLENADTSTELVFIHAELDRDPLSEIPDGTIDKIIMINAFQDINPKHALWEFRRILKPGGLFRANVTDRSVREETAADDDLFNKESGYFYLTSNPGAEDQNEVKPLGRITTKAGEDVPYYRMMRSYYRWELKLSFAEPQCLKRSDRSLTYGSGYTNTPFSSRS; encoded by the coding sequence GTGGCATTAGCAACAAAGCCTCACCATTTCCCAAGTCCGGTAAACGATCCTGAATGGCTGAAGCCGACGGTTGATTGGTTTGTAGAAGCAGAAACAGCCATGGAGGTTGGCCCTGGCAAGGGTGAGTTTGCCGAATCGGGAGCGAGGAGGGGCAGCCTCAGCAGATATTACATAGTCGACATGTCAGAAAGAATGCAGGATTTGGTGAAAGCCCGCCTGGAAAATGCGGATACTTCAACAGAGCTGGTTTTCATCCACGCCGAATTGGACCGCGACCCTCTTTCTGAGATTCCCGACGGAACTATAGATAAGATCATCATGATAAACGCCTTCCAGGACATAAACCCCAAACACGCCCTCTGGGAGTTCAGAAGAATCTTGAAACCCGGTGGTCTGTTCAGGGCTAACGTCACCGATAGATCGGTGAGAGAAGAAACCGCCGCTGATGACGATCTTTTTAACAAGGAAAGCGGGTATTTCTATCTGACCAGCAATCCTGGCGCTGAAGATCAAAATGAGGTGAAACCCCTGGGCCGCATCACCACGAAGGCTGGAGAAGATGTGCCCTACTATAGGATGATGAGATCATATTATCGATGGGAGCTCAAGCTTTCTTTTGCTGAACCCCAATGCCTAAAAAGATCGGACCGAAGCCTTACTTACGGCTCCGGATATACGAATACTCCCTTCTCCTCCAGATCGTAG
- a CDS encoding ABC transporter substrate-binding protein: MEMTASKAALLAVCLFFAMGPAVADVGTIPGDLDGNKVVSDEEMEAAEGNGSITSEELEEIRHIHEEYPRTIIDTKGREVTIYKPVETVGCTISQHLETLRTLQVPLDLVVIADHTSGHYSYFSDFSDIPSLGHFHDPDAEAIVQANPDLLIVHPGSGGGRFGAFYEPFMEKMEGTGITVACLACSRPDIYSEEVEKLGVLFEREEEAAKFLDFYEGVLGTVEERTGNLTEEERPKVYCESDRYKTSDNNIDPIEMAGGRFIFDLGQTAEIDPEAVVSANPDVIIRLLSEEDPDEKMAEDTANAEAIIQEIMDRQELANVNAVKNGEVYLVASPLWTYLPYSGCRHFIGVAYAAKILHPELFEDFDPKAIHHRYLTEFQGLDYDLEEKGVFVYPEP, from the coding sequence ATGGAGATGACGGCATCCAAGGCAGCACTGTTGGCGGTGTGCCTTTTCTTCGCAATGGGGCCCGCGGTAGCTGATGTTGGAACGATACCAGGGGACCTGGACGGGAACAAGGTGGTCTCCGATGAGGAGATGGAGGCAGCAGAGGGGAACGGGAGCATCACCTCTGAAGAGCTAGAGGAGATAAGACACATTCATGAGGAGTACCCCAGGACGATCATCGATACCAAGGGGCGGGAAGTGACCATCTATAAGCCGGTGGAGACCGTCGGCTGTACCATATCCCAGCATCTCGAAACTTTGAGGACGTTGCAGGTGCCCCTTGATTTGGTGGTCATAGCCGACCACACCTCAGGTCACTACTCATACTTCTCAGATTTCAGCGACATCCCCTCCCTGGGACACTTCCACGATCCTGATGCGGAGGCGATTGTACAGGCAAATCCTGATCTGCTCATAGTGCATCCCGGCTCAGGAGGCGGTCGTTTCGGCGCCTTTTACGAACCTTTCATGGAGAAGATGGAGGGAACTGGGATAACCGTCGCATGCCTTGCGTGCAGCAGACCGGATATCTACTCGGAAGAGGTGGAGAAGCTGGGGGTCCTCTTTGAGAGGGAGGAGGAGGCGGCGAAGTTCCTGGATTTCTATGAGGGCGTTTTAGGGACGGTGGAGGAGAGGACTGGGAACCTCACCGAGGAGGAGAGGCCGAAGGTCTACTGCGAGTCGGACCGATACAAGACCTCGGACAACAACATCGATCCCATCGAGATGGCGGGAGGGCGTTTCATCTTCGACCTCGGTCAGACGGCGGAGATAGATCCAGAAGCTGTGGTTTCCGCAAATCCCGACGTGATCATCAGGCTCCTCTCGGAGGAGGATCCCGATGAGAAGATGGCGGAAGATACCGCGAATGCGGAAGCGATAATACAAGAGATCATGGACCGGCAAGAGCTTGCGAACGTGAACGCGGTGAAGAATGGGGAGGTCTACCTGGTGGCCTCGCCCCTATGGACTTACCTTCCCTACAGCGGATGTCGGCACTTCATAGGCGTCGCCTACGCGGCCAAGATACTTCACCCCGAGCTCTTCGAGGATTTCGATCCAAAAGCGATCCATCATAGGTACCTCACCGAGTTCCAGGGTCTTGACTACGATCTGGAGGAGAAGGGAGTATTCGTATATCCGGAGCCGTAA
- the bchH gene encoding magnesium chelatase subunit H: MKVAFISTVPAKSLALAAQEIQAEFRLDLDLKIYYPRTIDEEEVDEVLLREDLKRSDAVFVDIRGEGHASEVVYNALKDEKNIVVNLSSPFSRMMRITRLGSFSGSRLADRINPGEVRDPEEVWKKIQRAESLMATAGKLVPVGPMKDTSSYVKIARYWRYGGKENYRNLLLHFLNEHLGCDLPKAKDPQEFPKYGIYHPVYGSFDDLDEFLESSGFSEDRPTIGYLFYGNMHFDQCQSTLKALAEKLGDVNLVPVYSDGIHNLRAMRKFFFKDGRSIIDALVNLTWFRLNGGPLGGNHQLTRDLLKDLNVPVFTPAPMYSREVEKWMESPTGLSPPEVIMAVIWPELDGCIEPIPACGVQSFKVGELDAQDVIPIDDRISRIAARIRNWNRLRKMPNDEKRVAIVVYNYPPGEANLGRASYLDVFKSVRRLLERMAEEGYRVDLPEKDLHLLFQDFSIVNSGTWFSKDETLKSCPSMKAEGYRRFFASLPEEMGSDMIESWGEPPGKVMTLGEEILIPGIEFGNVFVGIQPARPPLGDQDLASATHDKTKPPHHQYVAFYEWLEMVWKADLVVHVGTHGLAEFMKGKEVGMSSSCFPDLLIGNMPHLYFYHVVNTSEVVIAKRRLYGTIVGYNSPPYTASDLYEEYAELQDLIDEHSEAQVQDPQRCERVREMILEKARELNFEAEEVDLLHDQLYEMKRRIIPDGLHVLGDKYDPDVMKQFVVFILRYDREELKSLNRILAESEGIDYDFALKNRVGFAKDLEQIDEWCRRLVDVAIDLSTEAAADESGLSGEGKKELIKTLSYGLRLMESYSQNGGELENFVRGLGSEFVEQGDGGDVIRSPEVLPTGRNLTQFDPTKIPTPAAFERGAEIAENTVSKYMEKNGTCPETTGVILWGFETTKTGGESVGQILSYLGVKVERAPGSFAPKLSLVPLEELGRPRIDCLVNICGFFRDMFPNVVELLDQAFNLVAGLDEPLDMNYVRKHSIENLERLKSGEDDGGSNLDEKTLIRMANGRIFGPRAGEYGTRMLPLVEDSIWKTEDELAEVYIQSMSHLYAKNLHAVKSEAVYRSNLARVDLVSQVRDTHDREIVDLDHYFEYFGGLSNAVRTARGERPEMLISDTTGEAIQTEDVRDAVTRGVRTRLLNPKWIDGMLKHDFHGAQQVAERLENVLGLAATTHSVDNWIWSSIADRYIFDDEVRERLLENNRFAAVEIAERLFEAEKRGYWDASEEEMEKLRDAYLQMEGDIEESLGER; this comes from the coding sequence ATGAAGGTCGCCTTCATATCGACGGTCCCGGCCAAGAGCCTCGCCCTCGCCGCCCAGGAGATCCAGGCAGAGTTCCGCCTCGACCTGGACCTCAAGATCTACTACCCCCGCACGATCGACGAAGAAGAGGTGGATGAGGTGCTTCTTCGAGAGGATCTGAAGAGGTCTGACGCCGTCTTCGTCGACATAAGGGGAGAGGGGCACGCGAGCGAGGTCGTCTACAACGCCCTGAAAGACGAGAAGAATATCGTCGTGAACCTATCGAGCCCCTTCTCTCGGATGATGAGGATAACGAGGCTCGGTTCCTTTTCTGGAAGCCGGCTGGCTGACCGCATAAATCCCGGGGAAGTGAGGGACCCCGAGGAGGTCTGGAAGAAGATCCAGAGGGCCGAGAGCCTGATGGCCACCGCTGGGAAGTTGGTGCCCGTGGGCCCGATGAAGGATACGTCAAGCTACGTCAAGATCGCACGGTACTGGAGATATGGCGGAAAAGAGAACTACCGAAACCTTCTCCTCCACTTCCTGAACGAGCACCTTGGCTGCGATCTACCGAAGGCTAAAGATCCCCAGGAGTTCCCCAAGTACGGGATATACCATCCGGTTTATGGTAGCTTCGATGACCTCGATGAATTTCTAGAGAGCTCCGGCTTCTCAGAAGATAGGCCTACGATCGGTTACCTCTTCTACGGGAATATGCACTTCGACCAGTGCCAGTCGACGCTGAAGGCCCTGGCAGAGAAGCTGGGCGACGTGAACCTGGTGCCGGTCTACTCGGACGGGATCCACAACCTCCGGGCCATGAGGAAGTTCTTCTTTAAAGATGGTCGGTCGATCATTGACGCCCTCGTGAACCTCACCTGGTTCAGGCTGAATGGAGGCCCCTTGGGAGGAAACCATCAGCTGACCCGGGACCTCCTCAAGGATCTGAACGTCCCCGTCTTCACCCCCGCCCCCATGTACAGCAGGGAGGTGGAGAAGTGGATGGAGTCGCCTACGGGCCTCTCACCCCCCGAGGTGATCATGGCGGTGATCTGGCCCGAGCTCGATGGCTGCATCGAGCCGATACCCGCTTGCGGCGTCCAGAGCTTCAAGGTCGGAGAGCTCGACGCCCAGGACGTGATCCCCATCGACGACCGGATATCCAGGATCGCCGCGCGGATCAGAAACTGGAACCGGCTCCGTAAGATGCCAAACGACGAGAAGAGGGTGGCGATCGTAGTCTACAACTACCCTCCGGGGGAGGCAAACCTCGGCCGGGCCTCGTACCTCGACGTCTTCAAAAGCGTCCGAAGGCTCCTCGAGAGGATGGCCGAAGAGGGCTACAGGGTCGACCTCCCCGAAAAGGACCTCCACCTGCTCTTCCAGGACTTTTCGATAGTGAACTCTGGGACCTGGTTTTCGAAGGATGAGACGCTGAAGAGCTGCCCCTCAATGAAGGCGGAAGGCTACCGCCGGTTCTTCGCCTCTTTGCCCGAGGAGATGGGATCGGATATGATCGAGTCCTGGGGCGAGCCGCCGGGAAAAGTGATGACCCTCGGCGAGGAGATCCTGATCCCGGGGATCGAGTTTGGGAACGTCTTCGTCGGGATCCAGCCCGCCCGTCCGCCCCTGGGGGATCAGGACCTCGCCTCGGCCACCCACGACAAGACGAAGCCGCCTCACCATCAGTACGTCGCCTTTTACGAATGGCTCGAGATGGTCTGGAAGGCGGACCTGGTCGTCCACGTCGGGACCCACGGCCTGGCCGAGTTCATGAAGGGAAAGGAGGTGGGGATGAGCTCTTCATGCTTCCCGGACCTTCTGATAGGAAACATGCCTCACCTCTACTTCTACCACGTCGTGAACACGTCAGAGGTGGTGATCGCAAAGCGCAGACTATACGGGACGATAGTCGGCTACAACTCGCCTCCCTACACGGCGTCCGACCTCTACGAGGAGTACGCAGAGCTTCAGGACCTCATCGACGAGCACTCCGAAGCTCAGGTCCAGGACCCTCAAAGGTGCGAGCGAGTCCGGGAGATGATCCTGGAGAAGGCGAGGGAGCTGAACTTCGAGGCCGAAGAGGTCGATCTTCTCCACGACCAGCTCTACGAGATGAAGCGGAGGATAATCCCCGACGGCCTCCACGTCCTGGGGGATAAGTACGATCCCGACGTCATGAAGCAGTTTGTCGTCTTCATCCTCCGTTACGACCGCGAAGAGCTGAAGTCCCTGAACAGGATCCTCGCCGAGTCCGAGGGGATCGACTACGACTTCGCCCTCAAAAATAGAGTGGGCTTTGCAAAAGATCTGGAGCAGATTGATGAGTGGTGCAGAAGGCTCGTGGATGTGGCCATCGATCTGTCGACAGAGGCCGCAGCCGATGAGAGCGGCCTATCGGGGGAGGGAAAAAAGGAGCTTATTAAGACCCTCAGTTACGGCCTGAGGCTGATGGAGAGCTACTCTCAGAACGGAGGCGAGCTTGAAAATTTCGTTCGGGGATTGGGAAGCGAGTTCGTCGAGCAGGGGGACGGAGGCGACGTCATAAGGTCGCCAGAAGTCCTCCCAACGGGCAGAAACCTCACCCAGTTCGACCCGACGAAGATCCCAACACCAGCAGCCTTCGAGAGGGGCGCGGAGATCGCCGAAAACACCGTATCCAAGTACATGGAGAAGAACGGCACCTGCCCCGAGACGACCGGCGTCATCCTCTGGGGCTTTGAGACGACCAAGACCGGCGGCGAGTCGGTGGGACAGATCTTGAGCTACCTGGGCGTAAAAGTCGAGAGGGCCCCCGGCTCCTTCGCGCCCAAGCTTTCCTTAGTGCCCCTAGAAGAGCTGGGCAGGCCCAGGATCGACTGTCTGGTGAACATCTGCGGCTTTTTCAGGGATATGTTCCCGAACGTGGTGGAACTTCTCGACCAGGCCTTCAACCTTGTAGCGGGGCTTGACGAGCCTCTTGATATGAACTATGTCCGGAAGCATTCCATCGAGAACCTGGAGAGGCTAAAGTCCGGAGAAGACGATGGAGGATCAAACCTAGATGAGAAGACACTCATCAGGATGGCCAACGGCAGGATATTCGGCCCGAGGGCTGGAGAGTACGGTACGAGAATGCTCCCTCTCGTCGAGGATTCTATCTGGAAGACGGAGGACGAGCTGGCCGAGGTCTACATCCAGTCGATGAGCCACCTCTATGCTAAAAACCTCCACGCCGTCAAGAGCGAGGCCGTATACAGGTCAAACCTCGCCAGGGTCGACCTGGTGTCCCAGGTGAGGGACACCCATGATAGGGAGATCGTCGACCTCGACCACTACTTCGAGTACTTCGGAGGGCTTTCTAACGCCGTTCGGACCGCGCGAGGCGAGCGGCCGGAGATGCTCATATCCGACACCACAGGCGAGGCGATCCAGACCGAGGACGTGAGGGACGCGGTGACGAGAGGAGTCCGGACGAGGCTTCTCAACCCCAAGTGGATTGATGGGATGCTCAAGCACGACTTTCACGGTGCCCAGCAGGTGGCTGAAAGGTTGGAGAACGTCTTGGGTCTCGCTGCCACCACCCATTCCGTCGATAACTGGATCTGGTCCTCCATCGCCGACAGGTACATCTTCGATGATGAGGTTCGCGAAAGGCTCCTCGAGAACAATCGGTTCGCGGCCGTTGAGATTGCGGAACGGCTCTTCGAGGCCGAGAAGAGGGGATACTGGGACGCAAGCGAGGAGGAGATGGAGAAGCTGAGGGACGCTTATCTCCAGATGGAGGGAGATATAGAGGAGAGCCTCGGCGAGAGGTGA
- a CDS encoding ABC transporter substrate-binding protein: protein MKTVPGDLDGDLVVSDEELDAARANQVAGNVSSEELEEIVHIQQSYPRTIIDGRGMEVTIYRPVERAVCTTPQQLETLRSIKVPKETIVGVPQDMERYSYLSEFADLPSIGHFYEFDLETILALEPDVVIVHPGPGPSGGFDELLSKLDASGLTVFRFRCNVPETYSEDVEKLGILFERGTEAREFLDFYEGVLGSVEDEVSEIPEDERPMVYCEYDVYKTSPSDVYPITMAGGRYIFEGAGPVREVDPEAVIAANPDVIIRLVSYDDFDAKAAGDYSRLKAAREEVMNKTELQGVKAVQEERVYAMAAPFWTYLPYCSCRYFVGIEQMAKWFHPGLFGDIDPVETHQRYLSEFQGLDYDLSERGAFVYPSSD, encoded by the coding sequence ATGAAGACTGTTCCCGGAGATCTCGACGGGGACCTGGTAGTCTCCGACGAGGAGCTGGATGCTGCAAGGGCAAATCAAGTCGCTGGCAATGTGAGCTCCGAGGAATTGGAAGAGATCGTGCACATCCAGCAGAGCTATCCCCGGACGATAATCGACGGGAGAGGGATGGAGGTGACGATTTATAGGCCCGTGGAGAGGGCGGTATGCACCACTCCCCAGCAGCTTGAGACCCTCCGCTCCATCAAGGTGCCAAAAGAGACGATAGTGGGCGTGCCCCAGGACATGGAGAGGTACTCTTACCTCTCGGAGTTCGCGGATCTTCCCAGCATCGGCCACTTCTACGAGTTCGACCTGGAGACGATCCTGGCCCTAGAGCCGGACGTGGTGATAGTCCACCCTGGCCCAGGACCATCCGGAGGCTTTGACGAGCTTTTGTCGAAGCTGGATGCCTCGGGGCTCACCGTCTTCAGGTTCAGGTGCAACGTCCCCGAGACCTACTCCGAGGACGTGGAGAAGCTCGGAATCCTCTTCGAGCGGGGGACCGAGGCCCGGGAGTTCCTCGACTTTTATGAGGGTGTTTTGGGTTCGGTGGAGGATGAGGTGAGCGAAATCCCCGAGGATGAGAGGCCAATGGTCTACTGCGAGTACGACGTCTATAAGACCTCCCCCTCGGACGTCTACCCGATAACGATGGCCGGGGGGAGGTACATCTTCGAAGGTGCGGGCCCTGTGAGGGAGGTGGACCCCGAGGCCGTGATCGCCGCGAACCCCGACGTCATCATCAGGCTCGTCTCCTACGACGACTTCGACGCCAAGGCGGCGGGGGACTACTCAAGGTTGAAGGCCGCAAGGGAAGAAGTGATGAACAAGACGGAGCTCCAGGGGGTGAAGGCGGTCCAGGAGGAACGGGTCTACGCCATGGCCGCCCCCTTCTGGACTTACCTTCCATACTGCAGTTGCAGGTACTTCGTCGGGATCGAGCAGATGGCCAAGTGGTTCCATCCGGGCCTCTTTGGGGATATCGATCCCGTAGAGACCCACCAGAGGTACCTCTCGGAGTTTCAGGGCCTAGACTACGACCTATCGGAGAGGGGGGCCTTCGTCTACCCCTCTTCAGATTGA
- a CDS encoding ABC transporter ATP-binding protein — MVKITIKNLSFSYGSRRILDDLNLVVGDSEVLSLVGPNGSGKTTLIKCIDRILKPKGTIILDGGRNLQSLSRQEVARFIGYVPQSTTSSLTTTVFDTILMGRRPRMGWRVAEEDIDRVVEVMRLLHVEEFALKDFSELSGGQKQRVLIARALAQEPEVLLLDEPTSNLDVKHQLEAMDTVRSIVKKTGISAVMAIHDLNLAARYSDSLVMLKEGRIYAVGDPISLLTKENIRTIFGVEAVVMKDLDRPYVVPIRSLNGGEKRDLSFNRWM; from the coding sequence TTGGTGAAGATCACCATCAAAAACCTCAGCTTCTCCTACGGCAGCAGGAGGATCCTGGATGATCTGAACCTCGTCGTCGGAGACTCCGAGGTCCTGAGCCTAGTCGGACCCAACGGATCGGGGAAGACGACCCTCATCAAGTGCATCGACCGGATCCTGAAGCCAAAAGGGACGATCATCCTGGACGGCGGCCGCAACCTCCAGAGCTTGAGCCGCCAGGAGGTGGCAAGGTTCATAGGGTACGTACCCCAGTCGACGACCAGCTCCCTCACCACCACCGTATTCGACACCATCCTCATGGGAAGAAGGCCAAGGATGGGGTGGAGGGTCGCCGAAGAGGATATCGACCGGGTAGTCGAGGTGATGAGGCTCCTCCACGTCGAGGAGTTCGCCCTCAAGGACTTCTCCGAGCTGTCAGGAGGCCAGAAGCAGCGTGTCCTGATCGCCCGGGCCCTGGCCCAGGAGCCCGAGGTCCTACTTCTGGACGAGCCGACATCCAACCTCGACGTCAAGCACCAGCTCGAGGCCATGGATACGGTCAGGTCCATTGTCAAGAAGACCGGCATATCCGCGGTGATGGCCATCCACGACCTGAACCTCGCAGCCCGGTACTCCGACTCCCTCGTGATGCTGAAGGAGGGGAGGATTTACGCCGTCGGGGACCCCATCTCCCTCCTGACCAAAGAGAACATCAGGACCATCTTCGGAGTCGAGGCGGTCGTCATGAAGGACCTAGATCGCCCTTACGTCGTACCGATCAGATCCCTGAACGGAGGCGAGAAGCGGGATCTATCTTTCAATAGATGGATGTAG
- a CDS encoding FecCD family ABC transporter permease, whose protein sequence is MSPGTPADASELRDEYSRFVGRKVLFILASVAGIVVLAGVAATLGSAKITPVEVYTAILARFFPDTFQTTSFIETIVWQLRLHRVLMAIFAGMGLAVAGAAMQGILKNPLASPFTLGIASAASFGASLAIILGAGFASGQWLIVGNAFIFTMLASMTVYGLARYKGITPETMILAGIAIMYLFSAMTSFLQYIGKSEQVHEVVFWMMGSLGRSSWDKVAIIAMVTVVCTVALVYFAWDINAMGAGDETAKSLGVNVEFVRVLCMMLASLITASVICFTGTIGFIGLVAPHITRMVVGGDHRFLLPASALVGALILLAADTVARTVLAPVILPVGIMTSFLGVPFFIYLFLRRRKEYW, encoded by the coding sequence ATGTCACCAGGTACGCCGGCAGACGCCTCGGAGCTGAGGGATGAGTACTCCCGGTTCGTCGGGAGGAAGGTCCTCTTCATCCTCGCTTCGGTGGCCGGGATCGTGGTCCTGGCCGGGGTCGCCGCCACCCTCGGCTCCGCCAAGATCACCCCGGTCGAGGTCTACACCGCCATCCTGGCCCGGTTCTTCCCCGACACGTTCCAGACGACGAGCTTCATCGAGACGATCGTATGGCAGCTGCGGCTCCACCGGGTGCTGATGGCCATCTTCGCCGGGATGGGGCTAGCCGTCGCCGGGGCTGCGATGCAGGGGATCTTAAAAAACCCCCTGGCTAGCCCCTTCACCCTCGGGATAGCATCCGCCGCCAGCTTCGGGGCGTCCCTCGCCATCATCCTCGGGGCCGGGTTTGCCAGCGGTCAGTGGCTTATTGTCGGAAACGCGTTCATATTCACGATGCTGGCATCGATGACCGTCTACGGCCTTGCCAGGTACAAGGGGATCACCCCGGAGACGATGATCCTCGCCGGGATCGCCATCATGTACCTATTCAGTGCCATGACATCCTTCCTGCAGTACATCGGAAAGTCCGAGCAGGTCCACGAGGTGGTATTCTGGATGATGGGAAGCCTCGGCCGGTCATCCTGGGATAAGGTGGCGATAATTGCCATGGTGACCGTCGTCTGCACCGTCGCCCTCGTATACTTCGCCTGGGACATCAACGCCATGGGGGCCGGGGACGAGACGGCCAAGAGCCTCGGGGTGAACGTCGAGTTCGTACGGGTATTATGCATGATGCTGGCATCCCTCATCACGGCGAGCGTCATATGTTTCACCGGGACGATCGGGTTCATAGGACTCGTCGCGCCCCACATCACAAGGATGGTCGTCGGGGGGGACCATCGGTTCCTTCTACCGGCCTCGGCCCTCGTCGGCGCCCTCATACTCCTGGCCGCCGACACCGTCGCCAGGACCGTCCTCGCGCCGGTGATCCTGCCGGTGGGGATCATGACATCCTTCCTCGGCGTTCCGTTCTTCATTTACCTGTTCTTGAGAAGGAGGAAGGAGTATTGGTGA